The following are encoded together in the Hemicordylus capensis ecotype Gifberg chromosome 4, rHemCap1.1.pri, whole genome shotgun sequence genome:
- the LOC128324649 gene encoding carboxymethylenebutenolidase homolog: MTSKDLPFQYDIGNRSNYVGRGHEAQVEHFSAYICKPPYNTNKAVIVVHDIYGWQFPDTRYVADIIAANGFLTIVPDFFLGKEPWKPTNHWHNFADWLKNRDPMKVDKTANVVLTYLKKECNAKKIGIVGFSWGGMAVHHLMLTNPELNAGVSLYGIIRDSEDRYDLLNPTFFILGGKDHTISSDQVTLLEKKLEEYCKVNYKVKVYPGQVHGFAQCKPEDMKPADVPYMEEARMDMIDWLNKYIMF; this comes from the exons atgacTAGTAAAGATTTACCTTTCCAATATGATATCGGAAACAGAAGCAACTATGTGGGACGTGGCCATGAAGCGCAAGTTGAGCACTTCAGTGCATATATTTGCAAACCCCCTTACAATACGAACAAAGCTGTGATTGTGGTCCATGATATATACGGATGGCAGTTCCCGGACACCAGATATGTTGCAGATATAATTGCAGCTAATGGATTCTT AACCATTGTCCCAGACTTTTTTCTGGGGAAAGAGCCTTGGAAACCTACTAATCATTGGCACAATTTTGCGGACTGGCTAAAGAACCGAGATCCTATGAAAGTGGACAA GACTGCTAACGTTGTCTTGACGTATTTAAAGAAGGAATGCAACGCAAAGAAGATTGGTATCGTTGGATTTTCCTGGGGTGGAATGGCTGTACATCATTTGATGCTGACAAACCCTGAATTAAATGCTGGGGTGTCTCTCTATG GAATCATCAGAGACTCTGAGGACAGATATGATTTGCTGAATCCTACCTTTTTCATTTTGGGTGGAAAAGATCACACCATTTCTTCTGATCAG GTCACTTTGCTAGAGAAGAAACTGGAAGAATATTGTAAAGTGAACTATAAGGTTAAAGTGTATCCTGGTCAAGTTCATGGCTTTGCTCAGTGTAAGCCTGAGGACATGAAGCCTGCAGATGTGCCTTACATGGAGGAAGCAAGAATGGATATGATTGACTGGCTGAATAaatatattatgttttaa